The proteins below are encoded in one region of Candidatus Culexarchaeum yellowstonense:
- a CDS encoding electron transfer flavoprotein subunit alpha/FixB family protein, whose amino-acid sequence MHATIFSESPEALIEISTKLRETLTADLRIDGITKVEVRNPGDYGIDKLHIVKDLKSMYEAEAIIGKVAKESSSKLIILESNKNNREIAARIAAKLNAGYIADCIDLRLDSDGGIVANRMIYASKAIETIKSMSDVTIMTMPRRITEPKAQWKIKCEIVYEDTPKVKAKTTIIDAKRKELSAIPLEAAEVIVSVGRGFKRKEDCKMAEELAKILGGVVSCSRPVAADLKWFNEWVGLSGHKVSPKLYIAIGISGAIQHLAGIQGAKVVVAINKDAEAPMIKSADYGVVADLYEFIPKLIEKLKATGAK is encoded by the coding sequence ATGCATGCAACAATATTCTCAGAATCCCCCGAAGCATTAATAGAAATATCCACAAAATTAAGGGAAACCCTAACAGCAGACTTAAGAATAGATGGAATAACAAAGGTGGAAGTGAGAAATCCAGGAGATTACGGTATAGACAAGCTACACATAGTGAAGGATTTGAAGAGCATGTATGAAGCTGAGGCAATTATAGGGAAGGTTGCCAAGGAATCCAGTTCAAAACTTATAATTCTAGAATCAAACAAGAATAACAGGGAGATAGCTGCAAGAATAGCTGCAAAACTAAATGCAGGATACATAGCTGACTGCATAGATTTAAGATTGGACTCCGACGGGGGTATAGTTGCCAACAGAATGATTTACGCTTCTAAAGCCATTGAAACCATAAAATCGATGTCAGACGTAACAATCATGACTATGCCCAGAAGAATTACAGAGCCTAAAGCCCAATGGAAAATAAAATGCGAAATAGTTTATGAAGATACCCCAAAAGTTAAAGCTAAAACAACAATAATTGATGCGAAGAGGAAGGAGCTAAGTGCAATTCCGCTGGAAGCTGCTGAAGTCATAGTGTCTGTGGGTAGAGGATTTAAGAGGAAGGAAGATTGCAAAATGGCTGAGGAATTGGCGAAAATACTTGGTGGAGTAGTATCATGCAGTAGGCCAGTAGCAGCAGACTTAAAATGGTTTAACGAGTGGGTTGGCCTCTCAGGACATAAAGTCAGCCCAAAACTATACATCGCCATTGGAATTTCAGGTGCAATACAGCATCTAGCTGGAATACAGGGGGCAAAAGTAGTTGTTGCAATAAATAAGGATGCAGAAGCGCCAATGATAAAATCCGCTGATTACGGTGTGGTCGCAGACCTCTACGAATTCATACCAAAACTCATAGAGAAACTTAAAGCTACTGGTGCAAAGTAA
- a CDS encoding CoB--CoM heterodisulfide reductase iron-sulfur subunit B family protein, with translation MEYILYPGCLSSTDQYQYELSAVNVLKSLNVDFSYAENVNCCGLPLRSVNSYGWVYLSARLMSVLEGYGKPCILLCNWCHESLTYVKKLLDEDEALRSWVNSLLAREGLKYKGDLNFKHIIQLLYEDIGLEKLRSSVKRGFKGFKFSIHPGCLYFRPNDIGRPDDSHEPHMLMDLVKILGADVELCLDCCGWAIYNTNANTGLTLAGSRLKLASKTDGIVIACPHGGVMMDKNYEEACKVSGFKGEIPILYYTQLLGLAIGLSPRDVALNLNKSPVNLLMGKFGI, from the coding sequence TTGGAATACATACTTTACCCAGGCTGTTTAAGCTCCACTGATCAGTATCAATATGAGCTTTCAGCTGTGAATGTATTGAAGAGTTTAAATGTGGATTTCAGTTATGCTGAAAATGTTAATTGTTGTGGTCTGCCACTTAGGAGTGTTAACTCCTATGGTTGGGTATACTTGTCAGCACGATTGATGTCTGTTCTTGAGGGTTATGGTAAGCCATGCATACTTCTCTGCAATTGGTGTCATGAATCATTAACATATGTGAAGAAGCTTCTCGATGAAGATGAAGCTTTAAGGTCTTGGGTTAACAGTTTACTTGCAAGGGAGGGGTTGAAGTATAAGGGTGATTTGAATTTCAAGCACATAATTCAATTGCTATATGAGGATATTGGGCTTGAGAAATTGAGGAGTAGCGTTAAGAGGGGGTTTAAGGGCTTCAAATTCTCAATACATCCAGGATGTCTCTATTTTAGGCCTAATGATATTGGTCGCCCTGACGATTCCCATGAGCCACATATGCTTATGGATCTCGTTAAAATTCTTGGAGCTGATGTTGAGTTATGCTTGGATTGTTGTGGATGGGCAATATACAACACTAATGCCAATACGGGGTTGACTTTGGCTGGGAGTAGACTTAAACTTGCATCGAAAACTGATGGCATTGTAATAGCGTGTCCTCATGGTGGTGTGATGATGGATAAAAATTATGAGGAAGCATGTAAAGTTTCAGGGTTTAAGGGGGAGATTCCCATATTATACTATACGCAGCTGCTTGGGTTGGCTATTGGTTTAAGTCCAAGGGATGTGGCTCTCAACTTAAATAAGTCTCCAGTCAATTTGCTTATGGGTAAATTTGGAATTTAA
- a CDS encoding electron transfer flavoprotein subunit beta/FixA family protein — MRVKRMEIAVCIKQALDVSQLKVDPKTLEPLIHVTPMKMSDIDRNALEEALRIREKHGGKVTAISVGGDKAKEVLREAIAMGVDNAIHILNDIGEVDEHIVSEALAETLKVKGPFQIILFGEMSIDKYTAQVGVRVAEKLGIPCITYARSISIDGGEVIAERDLEDRIEIVKAKMPATITVTREINTPRLPQLIAILRAAKKPIETLNLSQLKVDLKPKLKTLSVMGVEVKRKGVVIKDLPVDKAVDELINNLIREGVIKR, encoded by the coding sequence ATGAGGGTTAAGCGTATGGAGATAGCCGTATGCATAAAACAAGCATTGGATGTATCCCAACTAAAGGTGGATCCTAAAACCCTCGAACCATTAATACATGTAACACCAATGAAGATGAGCGATATAGATAGAAATGCATTGGAAGAAGCACTAAGGATAAGGGAGAAACATGGTGGAAAGGTGACTGCAATAAGCGTTGGAGGAGATAAAGCTAAGGAGGTTTTAAGGGAAGCCATAGCCATGGGTGTAGACAACGCCATACACATATTAAACGACATTGGCGAAGTTGATGAGCATATAGTTTCAGAGGCATTAGCTGAAACTTTAAAGGTTAAAGGACCATTCCAAATAATACTCTTTGGTGAAATGTCCATAGACAAATATACAGCACAAGTAGGAGTTAGAGTTGCTGAGAAACTTGGAATCCCATGCATAACATACGCTAGAAGCATAAGCATAGATGGAGGGGAGGTTATAGCTGAAAGGGATCTAGAAGATAGAATTGAAATAGTTAAAGCCAAAATGCCAGCGACAATAACGGTGACTAGGGAAATAAACACACCTAGACTACCACAATTAATAGCTATACTTAGAGCTGCAAAGAAACCTATAGAAACACTAAATCTAAGCCAATTAAAAGTGGACCTTAAACCAAAACTTAAAACATTAAGCGTAATGGGGGTTGAAGTTAAAAGGAAGGGGGTGGTGATAAAGGATCTACCAGTGGATAAAGCGGTAGACGAACTAATCAACAATCTAATTAGGGAGGGGGTTATAAAGAGGTGA
- a CDS encoding 2-phosphosulfolactate phosphatase: protein MVKVEICFGIGDRFNIPVKDKVVVVIDVLRASSTITTALANGALKVYVFREIEDAIEFHRRMSNCILAGERGGLRIEGFHLGNSPMEFSRESVFGKYISFTSSNCAKIVDSFKDAEHMVLACFLNISSVCNYIRHLSSKYGLDVVLACAGRYGSPCSEDLLCAEVLRDMILGSIDKPPTNDFSQFLKLTSSGRNLIRLGFNQDVEYCGAVDVFDVIPVWDGEGFIAFRFKT, encoded by the coding sequence ATGGTTAAGGTTGAAATATGTTTTGGTATTGGTGATCGCTTCAACATTCCCGTTAAAGATAAGGTTGTAGTTGTAATTGATGTTTTGAGGGCATCTTCAACCATAACTACAGCTTTGGCTAATGGTGCTTTGAAAGTTTACGTTTTTAGGGAAATTGAAGATGCCATTGAATTCCATAGGAGGATGTCGAATTGTATTTTGGCTGGTGAGCGTGGTGGCTTGAGGATTGAGGGGTTCCATTTAGGTAATTCTCCAATGGAGTTTTCCCGTGAATCCGTTTTTGGGAAGTATATATCCTTTACGAGTAGTAATTGTGCTAAGATTGTTGATTCCTTTAAGGATGCTGAGCACATGGTTTTAGCGTGCTTCCTAAACATTTCTTCAGTATGCAATTATATTAGGCATTTATCATCGAAATATGGTTTAGATGTTGTTTTGGCTTGTGCTGGTAGGTATGGATCTCCTTGTTCTGAGGATTTGCTGTGTGCTGAAGTTTTACGTGATATGATTTTGGGCTCCATAGATAAACCCCCTACAAATGATTTTTCCCAATTCTTGAAATTGACATCTTCTGGTAGGAATTTAATTAGGTTGGGCTTTAATCAGGATGTTGAGTATTGTGGTGCTGTAGATGTTTTTGATGTGATACCAGTATGGGATGGTGAAGGATTCATAGCTTTCAGATTTAAAACATAA
- the pxpB gene encoding 5-oxoprolinase subunit PxpB, protein MRGELEVQIMGEEGLMIDFGSKLSKEVNIMVKIVSEKLEELRGLGIKEVIPAYTTILAVLDPLKADRDKLINEVRRIVRSIKPEDLKEEVNRVIEVPTVYDPQYGLDLEDISKLTKLSIEEIINLHSSQVYRVYMVGFIPGFPYMGEVPEKIAVPRLENPRIRVPAGSVGIAGVQTGIYPFESPGGWRIIGRTPLRLFNPNKDPPTLFKIGDYVKFKPISREAYEKMLEAEWADVGKLKIEGEPILRVEAAGPGVSIQDLGREGYRKYGVPVSGALDKESFIIANMIVGNEINDACIEIFQSSFEATALQDIIISICGAKVDGEIDGEPLENCKAIPVRRGCKITINGLRGGMVAYMAIAGGINEPIILGSRSYYTTAGIGRILSENSIITTAKNRFNELIDVCPSMNIDWNREVKDEFRVIIGPHIKHFTEEMMNEFLSMKFTVTSNLNRMGYRLERGEEAKLRGVGRLLSCGTIPGAIQVPGDGNPIVLMADAQTTGGYAIIGKIISPDLYAFSQVEPGRKVKFKQVSLSEALKILEEKVKMYDDLRRKIQEKVREFGGKYKHWTVKFQGKIYDCWVKM, encoded by the coding sequence ATGCGGGGGGAATTGGAAGTTCAAATAATGGGTGAAGAGGGGCTGATGATAGATTTTGGAAGCAAATTGAGCAAAGAAGTTAATATCATGGTTAAGATTGTTAGCGAGAAGCTGGAGGAGTTAAGAGGCCTTGGCATCAAGGAAGTTATACCAGCATACACAACCATACTAGCAGTACTGGATCCACTGAAGGCTGATAGGGATAAGCTAATAAATGAAGTAAGGAGGATAGTGAGAAGCATAAAACCTGAGGATTTGAAGGAAGAGGTTAATAGGGTTATTGAAGTTCCAACAGTATACGATCCACAATATGGATTAGATCTTGAAGACATATCCAAGTTGACGAAGCTAAGCATAGAGGAGATAATTAATCTGCATTCAAGTCAGGTTTATAGGGTTTACATGGTTGGATTCATACCTGGATTCCCATATATGGGGGAAGTTCCTGAGAAGATAGCAGTCCCAAGACTTGAAAATCCAAGGATAAGGGTTCCAGCAGGATCTGTGGGGATAGCTGGAGTGCAAACTGGAATATACCCATTTGAAAGCCCTGGGGGATGGAGAATTATAGGTAGAACCCCCCTGAGACTATTCAATCCCAATAAGGATCCCCCAACACTATTCAAGATTGGGGATTACGTTAAATTCAAACCGATAAGTAGAGAAGCCTATGAGAAGATGCTGGAAGCAGAATGGGCTGATGTGGGGAAGTTGAAGATAGAGGGTGAACCCATACTTAGGGTTGAAGCAGCTGGACCTGGAGTATCCATACAGGATTTGGGGAGGGAGGGATATAGGAAGTATGGGGTGCCGGTGTCAGGAGCATTAGATAAGGAATCATTCATAATTGCAAACATGATAGTTGGAAATGAAATCAATGATGCATGTATAGAGATATTTCAAAGTAGCTTTGAAGCTACAGCCTTACAAGACATTATAATATCGATTTGTGGAGCTAAAGTTGATGGGGAAATAGATGGAGAACCCTTAGAGAATTGTAAAGCAATACCTGTTAGGAGGGGGTGCAAAATCACAATTAACGGATTGAGGGGTGGAATGGTGGCATACATGGCGATCGCTGGAGGGATAAATGAGCCAATAATACTTGGAAGCAGATCATACTACACTACAGCTGGGATTGGTAGGATTTTAAGTGAAAACTCCATAATAACAACTGCAAAGAATAGGTTCAACGAGTTGATAGATGTATGCCCATCCATGAATATTGATTGGAATAGGGAGGTTAAGGATGAATTTAGGGTGATAATTGGACCACATATAAAACATTTCACAGAAGAGATGATGAATGAATTTTTAAGCATGAAATTCACGGTAACGAGCAATTTGAATAGGATGGGATATAGGTTGGAAAGGGGGGAGGAGGCTAAACTTAGGGGTGTAGGGAGACTTCTAAGCTGTGGAACAATACCAGGAGCAATACAAGTTCCGGGGGATGGAAATCCAATAGTTTTAATGGCCGATGCACAGACCACCGGCGGATACGCCATAATTGGGAAAATAATTTCACCAGACCTATATGCATTCTCACAAGTTGAACCTGGAAGAAAAGTGAAGTTCAAACAGGTTAGCCTAAGTGAAGCATTGAAGATATTGGAGGAAAAAGTTAAGATGTATGATGATTTGAGGAGGAAGATTCAAGAGAAGGTGCGGGAATTTGGAGGGAAGTATAAGCATTGGACTGTGAAGTTCCAGGGAAAAATATATGATTGTTGGGTTAAGATGTGA
- a CDS encoding 4Fe-4S dicluster domain-containing protein: MWADVTVLSEKANVELVRRLKNFPSIMDPFACLQCGKCTSGCTVMFLMENFPHRVVDMVRLGLVPELLKSDVIWACTQCQKCRDTCPQKVNPSEIFIVLRNLSIIEGGSVPDAYSNMLSKVLESGFIQDAIGVVGSDGLTYDRSKLSLPQLSGPKNVDVFQANCMDAFQRGV; this comes from the coding sequence TTGTGGGCTGATGTGACTGTTTTATCTGAGAAGGCTAATGTTGAGCTTGTTAGGAGGCTCAAAAATTTCCCCTCAATTATGGATCCATTTGCATGTTTACAGTGTGGTAAATGCACTAGTGGTTGCACCGTTATGTTTTTGATGGAGAACTTCCCGCATAGGGTTGTGGATATGGTTAGACTTGGCTTAGTACCTGAACTTTTGAAGTCTGATGTTATTTGGGCTTGCACTCAATGTCAGAAGTGTAGGGATACATGCCCACAGAAGGTTAATCCATCTGAGATATTCATTGTACTTAGGAATCTCAGCATAATTGAGGGTGGAAGCGTTCCAGATGCGTATTCAAATATGCTTTCAAAGGTTTTGGAATCCGGGTTTATACAGGATGCTATTGGAGTTGTAGGTTCTGATGGTTTAACCTATGATCGATCGAAGCTCAGCCTACCACAACTTAGTGGCCCCAAGAATGTGGATGTTTTTCAAGCCAATTGTATGGATGCATTTCAGAGGGGTGTGTAG
- a CDS encoding CoB--CoM heterodisulfide reductase iron-sulfur subunit A family protein, with translation MVKVGVYICHCGKNIAGVVDVKRVVEEVRKLNEVSVAKDYMFMCSKTGQQLIIDDIKAGRVDRVVVAACSPTMHEETFMRALEEAGLNRFMFEMANIREQDSWVHYNDPEAATEKAIDIVNAAVKRVSKYEPFERGKLPVVKRALIIGGGIAGIRAALDIADAGIEVYLVEKSPSIGGKMAQLDKTFPTLDCSLCILTPLMNEVSKHRNIKLLTNSEVVDVGGRVGSFQVKIKRRARYVDINKCVACGMCNEKCPVSGIPDEYNCGLNGRRAIYKPYPQAIPNAYIIDPNHCLKITRGICGVCERVCPAKAINFNDKDVEVDVDVGAIIIATGYELMNPKELVEYDYGKFKDIVTGLEFERIYSAEGPTKGKIVKLSDGKEPREVAIVLCAGSRDERHLPYCCNVGCMAGLKHAYYIASSNPEIKTYIFYTDIRTYGKGYEEFYRRIRELGNVHFIRGKPMEVRFEDGKLTFEVFDMNLNELYKFRVDMIILETGLIPNQSSIDLASKLKIPRGVDGFLLEAHPKLRPVSAPSRGIYICGCAQGLKDIPSSIAQASAAAAEAIKLLIKDEIEAEPYIAEVDESKCSGCGICASVCPYKAIKMNIEKKVAEVNVGACMGCGICASACPSKAIKQRRFTDESIIATIDAILAK, from the coding sequence ATGGTTAAAGTTGGAGTCTACATATGCCACTGCGGTAAGAATATTGCCGGAGTAGTTGACGTCAAGAGGGTTGTGGAGGAAGTTAGGAAATTAAATGAAGTTTCAGTGGCTAAAGATTACATGTTCATGTGCTCTAAGACAGGTCAGCAATTAATAATTGATGATATAAAGGCTGGAAGGGTGGATAGGGTTGTTGTGGCGGCATGCTCACCAACAATGCATGAAGAAACATTCATGAGGGCATTGGAGGAAGCGGGACTTAACAGATTCATGTTTGAAATGGCAAACATTAGGGAGCAAGATTCATGGGTTCACTACAACGATCCAGAAGCTGCAACTGAGAAGGCAATAGACATAGTTAATGCAGCTGTGAAGAGGGTTTCAAAGTATGAGCCGTTTGAAAGGGGGAAACTACCCGTAGTTAAAAGGGCTTTGATTATAGGTGGGGGGATAGCTGGAATTAGAGCTGCACTAGACATAGCCGATGCAGGTATAGAGGTGTATTTAGTGGAGAAATCTCCATCCATAGGGGGTAAGATGGCGCAATTGGATAAAACATTCCCCACACTGGATTGCTCACTATGCATACTCACACCACTAATGAATGAAGTTTCAAAGCATAGAAACATAAAATTACTAACAAACTCGGAGGTTGTGGATGTTGGGGGGCGGGTTGGATCATTCCAAGTGAAGATTAAGAGAAGGGCAAGATACGTTGACATTAACAAATGCGTTGCATGTGGAATGTGTAATGAGAAGTGCCCAGTAAGTGGAATACCAGATGAATACAATTGTGGTTTGAATGGTAGGAGGGCGATATATAAGCCATATCCCCAAGCAATACCAAATGCATACATAATAGATCCGAACCATTGCTTAAAGATAACTAGAGGAATATGTGGAGTATGTGAGAGAGTCTGCCCAGCTAAAGCCATAAACTTCAATGATAAAGATGTGGAAGTAGATGTGGATGTTGGAGCAATAATAATTGCAACTGGATATGAACTTATGAATCCAAAGGAGCTGGTGGAGTATGATTATGGAAAGTTTAAGGACATCGTGACTGGATTGGAGTTCGAGAGAATATACTCGGCGGAGGGGCCGACCAAGGGGAAGATAGTTAAGTTGAGTGATGGAAAGGAACCCAGGGAAGTAGCAATAGTATTATGTGCAGGATCTAGGGATGAGAGGCATCTACCATACTGTTGCAATGTGGGATGTATGGCTGGACTAAAACATGCATACTACATTGCATCATCAAACCCTGAAATAAAGACATACATATTCTACACGGACATAAGGACTTACGGCAAAGGATACGAGGAATTCTATAGGAGAATTAGGGAATTGGGCAATGTACACTTCATTAGGGGAAAGCCCATGGAAGTTAGATTTGAAGATGGAAAGTTGACATTCGAAGTTTTCGACATGAATTTGAATGAGTTATATAAGTTTAGGGTTGACATGATTATACTTGAAACTGGACTCATACCAAACCAATCCTCCATAGATCTCGCATCTAAACTTAAGATCCCAAGGGGTGTTGATGGATTCCTCTTAGAGGCGCATCCAAAGCTTAGGCCTGTGAGTGCACCATCACGTGGAATATACATATGTGGATGTGCACAAGGATTGAAGGATATACCATCAAGTATAGCTCAAGCATCCGCAGCAGCTGCCGAAGCAATAAAACTGCTAATTAAAGATGAAATTGAAGCTGAACCATACATTGCAGAGGTTGATGAAAGTAAATGTAGTGGATGCGGAATATGTGCATCGGTATGCCCATATAAAGCGATAAAAATGAATATTGAGAAGAAGGTGGCTGAAGTGAATGTTGGAGCATGCATGGGATGTGGAATTTGCGCATCTGCATGCCCATCAAAAGCCATAAAACAAAGGAGATTCACAGATGAATCGATAATTGCAACAATAGATGCCATACTAGCTAAATGA
- a CDS encoding pyruvate carboxylase subunit B produces the protein MVEIVDVTLRDAHQSLLATRFRTEDMLPILDVMDDIGFYSMEVWGGATFDVPLRYLNEDPWVRLKLIRERVRKTKLQMLLRGQNLVGYRHYPDDICVKFVEKAFENGIDIFRIFDALNDLRNVKVTVDAARRVGAEIQLCMVYTVSPIHTLNYYLSLAREIASMEVDSICIKDMSGILKPYVAYELVKRIKSEVGMRVDVHSHTTAGFAPITIVKAIEAGADYVDCALSSMSMHTSHPPLESIVSSLEGTPYEIKKINLKLALKASKYFWERRKRYSEYDYALKNPPVDASVLEHQIPGGMLSNLLEQLRMQGAEDRLDEVLMEVPRVRRDLGYPPLVTPLSQIVGAQAVVNVLSGKPYSTIIREVRDYVKGLYGKPPAEINPELIKLALGEEKPITVRPAEMLESAYNKIVSELPKELVEKDEDYITYALFPDIAIKYFKYRESLKKLSTYTFEVIVNLHKFNFNVK, from the coding sequence ATGGTTGAAATTGTAGATGTCACTTTGAGGGATGCTCATCAATCTCTATTAGCCACTAGATTTAGAACTGAGGATATGCTCCCAATATTGGATGTGATGGATGATATAGGCTTCTACTCCATGGAGGTTTGGGGTGGAGCAACTTTCGATGTCCCATTAAGGTATTTGAATGAAGATCCATGGGTTAGACTTAAACTCATTAGGGAGAGGGTTAGGAAGACTAAGCTTCAAATGTTATTGAGGGGGCAGAATCTTGTTGGATATAGACATTATCCAGATGATATATGCGTAAAATTCGTGGAGAAGGCATTTGAGAATGGTATTGATATATTCAGGATTTTCGATGCATTAAATGATTTGAGAAATGTTAAAGTTACCGTTGATGCTGCTAGGAGAGTTGGAGCTGAAATCCAGCTGTGTATGGTGTATACTGTAAGCCCAATACATACATTAAACTACTACCTATCATTAGCTAGAGAGATAGCATCCATGGAAGTGGATTCCATATGCATTAAAGATATGTCTGGAATATTGAAGCCATATGTGGCATATGAGCTTGTTAAGAGGATTAAGAGTGAAGTTGGCATGCGGGTTGATGTTCATTCACATACCACAGCAGGCTTCGCTCCAATAACTATAGTTAAAGCTATTGAAGCAGGTGCGGATTATGTGGATTGCGCCCTATCATCAATGTCCATGCACACATCACACCCACCACTGGAATCAATAGTTTCATCATTGGAGGGGACGCCATACGAGATTAAGAAGATAAATTTGAAATTAGCTCTAAAAGCTTCAAAATACTTCTGGGAGAGGAGGAAGAGGTACTCTGAATATGATTATGCATTGAAAAACCCTCCAGTGGATGCAAGTGTACTTGAACATCAAATTCCAGGTGGGATGCTCAGCAACCTATTGGAGCAATTGAGAATGCAAGGTGCTGAAGATAGACTAGATGAAGTTTTAATGGAGGTTCCAAGGGTTAGGAGAGATTTAGGCTACCCACCACTTGTAACACCATTATCGCAGATAGTTGGGGCTCAGGCGGTGGTGAATGTACTTTCAGGGAAACCATACTCAACCATAATAAGGGAGGTGAGAGACTATGTTAAAGGACTATACGGGAAGCCTCCAGCAGAAATAAATCCAGAGCTAATTAAACTGGCTTTGGGGGAGGAAAAGCCAATAACAGTTAGACCAGCAGAAATGTTGGAGTCAGCCTACAATAAAATAGTTTCCGAACTTCCAAAGGAACTTGTGGAGAAGGATGAAGACTACATCACATACGCCCTCTTCCCAGACATTGCCATAAAATACTTCAAATACAGGGAAAGTCTCAAAAAGCTTTCCACATACACCTTCGAAGTTATTGTAAACCTCCACAAATTCAACTTCAACGTAAAGTAA
- a CDS encoding hydroxymethylglutaryl-CoA reductase, degradative gives MSRSSRVSGFYKMSISERLKFVKDFAGLTDDEVALISKCGRLSVDLADKMIENVIGTFELPFGIAVNFLINGRDYIIPMVIEEPSVVAAASNAARIMRDGGGIFANSTQPIMIGQIQLVNVVSPHKAMFQILSHKDEILKLANEKDPVLVSLGGGARDLEVRLIQSPVGPMIIVHLFVDVRDAMGANAVNTMAEAIAPYIEKITGGKVYLRILSNLADRRLVRAYCKVPKDVIGEDLVEGIVYAYQFAASDPYRAATHNKGIMNGIVAVALATGNDTRALEAGAHAYACRSGTYKPLSVWEMDENGDLIGWLEVPMAVGIVGGATRSNPLAKISLKILGVKSASELAEVMGAVGLAQNFAALRALAYEGIQRGHMKLHARNIAIMAGAVGDEIDKVASEMVRLQTIRIDKAKEILMNLRSKK, from the coding sequence TTGTCTAGAAGCTCAAGGGTTTCGGGCTTCTATAAGATGTCCATTAGTGAGAGGCTGAAGTTTGTTAAGGATTTTGCTGGTTTAACTGATGATGAAGTTGCTTTGATTTCTAAGTGTGGTAGATTGTCTGTGGATTTGGCTGATAAGATGATTGAGAATGTTATTGGGACCTTCGAGCTACCATTTGGAATTGCAGTGAACTTCTTGATTAATGGTAGGGATTACATTATTCCCATGGTCATTGAAGAGCCGTCTGTGGTTGCAGCTGCAAGTAATGCTGCTAGGATCATGCGTGATGGCGGCGGAATATTTGCAAATAGCACTCAGCCAATAATGATTGGCCAAATTCAATTGGTTAATGTGGTATCCCCACATAAAGCTATGTTCCAAATATTGTCTCATAAGGATGAAATTCTGAAGTTAGCTAATGAGAAAGATCCGGTTTTGGTGAGTCTTGGTGGTGGCGCAAGGGATTTGGAGGTTAGACTCATACAGTCCCCTGTAGGCCCCATGATAATCGTGCATTTATTCGTGGATGTTAGGGATGCTATGGGAGCCAATGCCGTTAACACTATGGCTGAGGCTATAGCTCCATATATTGAAAAGATTACTGGTGGCAAAGTGTACTTGAGGATACTCTCTAATCTGGCTGATAGGCGTCTAGTTAGAGCTTACTGCAAGGTTCCAAAGGATGTTATTGGTGAGGATCTGGTTGAAGGAATAGTTTATGCATATCAGTTTGCAGCTTCAGATCCGTATAGAGCTGCAACCCATAATAAGGGCATCATGAATGGTATAGTGGCTGTGGCCTTAGCAACTGGTAATGATACTAGAGCTTTGGAGGCTGGAGCGCATGCATATGCTTGTAGGAGTGGCACATATAAGCCATTATCAGTTTGGGAGATGGATGAGAATGGGGATTTGATTGGATGGTTGGAAGTGCCCATGGCTGTTGGGATAGTGGGTGGAGCCACTAGGAGCAATCCACTGGCAAAGATATCCCTAAAAATTTTGGGTGTTAAATCTGCATCTGAGCTTGCTGAAGTTATGGGTGCTGTTGGTCTTGCACAAAACTTTGCAGCTTTAAGGGCTCTTGCATATGAGGGTATTCAGCGTGGTCACATGAAGCTTCATGCTAGGAATATAGCCATAATGGCTGGAGCTGTGGGTGATGAAATAGATAAGGTGGCTTCTGAGATGGTTAGGCTTCAAACGATAAGAATTGATAAAGCTAAGGAGATATTGATGAATTTGAGAAGTAAGAAATGA